The nucleotide sequence GAACTTGGCACCGATCCTAGGACGCCAATTACCAACATCATGCTGATGCTGAGTGAGGCGCTCAAAGACCGTCGATTCTTAAGCATGCGCTAACTGAGCTTCCTATGTCACTTAGGATGGAGATTTAGCTGAACTAAGACTATCTTGATCAGACTCTGATAGGGGGCCGTTTTTGAGGAAACCCAAAAAACCACTGTCAGCATAAGCATCAGGCGGGACATCATCAGTTAAGAGGGCAACATCAAGTTCAGCAATATCGTTGATACGGGAATCTTGCTGCCATTGGGCGATGCCAATAAGACCAAACACCAATACGACTAGTGGGGCAACCCAGCCGACGTTATCCCAGAATGAGCGTGAGCCAGAAGACCAGTTTCCGCTAGAAGTTGCCAAAATATGCTGCTCAATGCGCACTTTTTCTGGTTTTTTCACAGAAAGTGCCTTGAGGCGTGCCGCATACAGACGATCTTTGATTCCCGCTGGCAAGGATTGAGTTCCTTGGCGGAGCAGGGCGGCAGCGGTAAGACCAAATTGATCTGCTTCTGTTGTGCTGAGAGTGTCTTCGTTGCGGTTCACAGAGTAATTCCTTTTAATTTCAATGCTTTAGCTAGAGCCTGAGTGGCTCTTGAGCAGTGGGTTTTGACGCTTCCCTCGCTACAACTCATCGCAAGGGCAGTTTCAGTAATACTCAGCTCATCCCAATAACGCATCAGGAAGGCTTCTCGTTGACGGGCAGGCAATTTTGATATTTCTGACTCTAAAGCCTGTAATAGCTGACTACGTTCAAGCTTAAATGCACCATCTTGGTGAATTTCACTATTGTCTGGAGCTGAAAGAGACTCCAGGGGGTCAAAATCATCGCTTTCATCGGATTTCTTACCCATATTCGAGAACAGGGTGACCCAGGTATTACGAACCTTTTGTCGTCTGAACCAGTCATGAATGCGGTTTTGTAGAATTCTCGTGAAAACCAAGGGTAATTCTGCTGCAGGGCGGTCACCATATTTTTCGGCTAGCTTAATCATGGCGTCTTGAACAATGTCTAAGGCCGCATCGTCATCTCGCACAGCATAGACCGCTTGCTTGAAAGCGCGCTGCTCAACACTGCTCAGAAAGTCAGAAAGTTCTTGGGGTGAAGCCATTCAGTAGATTAGACCTGAATCAGAGAGAATTCGTCCATTTTAGGAGATTGCTATAGAATATAGGGCTTACTACCTAGAATCTCATTCAAGAAGTGGTTTTTTCCGGTAGCAGCGCCGTTCGAACTCGGGCCACAAGCAAGAGACAGAACAGACCAATCAATTTTTTGCCGAAAATTGCAAAGGACGAAAGATAATGAATACAAGCAGCGCCGAATTTTTAGCTTCTAAAGCTAATCAAGACACAACAAATACAAATCCCGCAGCAACTCCACCAGAAATGATTGGTGCCGAGATGTTGGTAAAGGCTTTGCACAAAGAGGGTGTTGAATACGTTTGGGGTTACCCAGGCGGTTCCGTTCTCTTTATCTACGATGAAATTTTCAAGCAGGACAAGTTTGAACATATTCTTGTTCGCCATGAGCAAGCAGCAGTTCATGCGGCCGATGGTTATGCACGTGCAACCGGTAAGGTTGGAGTTGCTCTAGTCACTTCAGGCCCTGGAGTAACCAATGCGGTTACCGGAATTGCCACTGCTTACACTGATTCGATTCCGATGGTGGTCATCAGCGGCAACGTACCAACTTATGCGATTGGTGAAGATGCTTTCCAAGAGGCTGATACCGTGGGCATTACTCGCCCAGTGGTGAAGCACAACTTCTTGGTAAAAGATGTGAAAGACCTCCCTCTAGTAATTAAGAAGGCTTTCCATATTGCGCAGACAGGTCGTCCAGGCCCAGTATTGATTGATATCCCCAAGGATGTATCTGCAGCTAAAGGACCATTCGTCTACCCAGAAACATTGGAGATGCGTTCATACAACCCAGTAGTTAAGGGCCATAGTGGACAAATTCGTAAGGCGGTTTCTTTACTCCAAGAAGCTGAGCGCCCATTCATCTACACCGGTGGTGGTGTGATCTTGGCTGATGCCGCTCCAGAATTAAAAGAGTTTGCTGACTTGTTGGGTTATCCCGTTACCAATACCTTAATGGGTCTTGGTGGTTTTCCAGGTACTAGCCCCCAGTTTGTGGGCATGCTTGGTATGCACGGTACGTATGAAGCCAATATGGCGATGCAACACAGCGATGTGTTGATTGCCGTTGGAGCGCGTTTTGACGATCGTGTGATTGGCAATACGGCTCACTTCGCAAGTCACCCACGCAAGATTATTCATATTGACATCGATCCATCCGTGATTTCGAAGCGGGTGAAAGTGGATGTACCTATTGTTGGTAATCTCAAGGAAGTATTGCAAGAGATGACCGCTCAGCTCAAAGCTGCCGGCCCTCGTAAGAACGACGCCAAATTAGCGGCATGGTGGGCGCAGATTAATGAGTGGCGTAAAAAAGATTGTTTGAAGTACGACGAGGCATCGCAAATCGTCAAACCGCAGTATGTAGTTCAGAAATTGTGGGAGCTTACTGGAGGCGATGCATTCATTACTTCTGACGTTGGCCAGCATCAAATGTGGGCTGCACAGTTCTACAAGTTTGATAAGCCGCGTCGTTGGATTAATTCCGGCGGTCTTGGCACTATGGGTGTTGGCTTGCCCTACGCCATGGGTATCAAGAAAGCATTCCCGGATACAGATGTATTTGCCATTACTGGTGAAGGCTCTATCCAGATGTGTATTCAAGAGTTATCCACTTGTAAGCAGTACAACACGCCAGTGAAGATTGTGTCATTGAACAACCGTTACCTCGGGATGGTCCGTCAATGGCAGGAGCTGACTTATAACAAGCGTTATTCCAGTTCATATATGGATTCATTGCCAGACTTCGTGAAGCTGGCAGAAGCTTTTGGGCATGTAGGAATGCGCATCGAGAAGAAGTCTGATGTTGAAGGCGCTCTCAAAGAAGCAATCCGTTTAAAAGATCGCACAGTATTTATGGATTTCCAGACAGATCCAGAGGAAAACGTTTGGCCGATGGTTCAGGCAGGCAAGGGTATTACTGAAATGCTTTTGGGTAGCGAGGATCTCTAATGCGACATATTATTTCTGTATTAATAGAGAACGAGCCAGGGGCACTATCTCGTGTGGTTGGTTTATTTTCTGCGCGTGGTTACAACATTGAGGCCTTGAGCGTTGCACCAACAGAAGATCCATCTTTGTCGCGCATGACTATTGTCACTCTTGGCTCTGAGGATGTCATTGAACAAATCACTAAACACTTAAATCGCTTAGTTGAAGTGGTTAAGGTTTTTGATTTGACTGAAGGTTCTCATATTGAGCGTGAGCTCATGATGATCAAAGTGCGCGCAGTGGGTAAAGAGCGTGAAGAGCTGAAACGTACAACGGATATTTTCCGTGGTCGCATCATCGATGTGACTGATAAGAGTTACACCATTGAATTAACTGGTGATGGCGCCAAATTGGATGCCTTCATTGATTCCATTGATCGTGCATCCATTCTGGAAACAGTCCGCTCGGGTGGTTCTGGTATTGGGCGCGGTGAACGCATTCTGAAGGTTTAATTTTTACTAATTACTGCATTAACTACATTTTCAAAACAAGGAAAGAGCATGAAAGTTTTTTACGATAAAGACGCCGATTTGTCCCTCATTAAAGGCAAAAAGGTAACCATCATTGGTTACGGTTCGCAGGGTCACGCACACGCATTAAACCTCAAAGATTCAGGTTGCAATGTGACTGTTGGTTTGCGTAAGAATGGCGCTTCTTGGAGCAAGGCTGCAAATGCTGGCTTGACCGTGAAAGAAGTTGGCGAAGCAGTTAAAGATGCTGACGTAGTAATGATGCTTTTACCTGATGAGCAAATTGCTGATGTGTACAGCAAAGAAGTCCATGGCAATATTAAGCAGGGCGCTGCACTGGCATTCGCTCACGGCTTTAACGTTCACTACGGTCAAGTTCAGCCACGTGCTGACTTAGACGTGATCATGATTGCTCCTAAAGCACCAGGCCACACTGTGCGTGGTACTTACGCTCAAGGCGGCGGTGTTCCTCATTTGATCGCTGTGTATCAAGATAAATCAGGTTCAGCTCGTGATGTTGCTTTGTCATATGCAACTGCTAACGGTGGCGGTCGTGCTGGCATTATCGAAACCAACTTCCGTGAAGAAACTGAAACTGACTTGTTCGGTGAGCAGGCTGTTCTATGCGGTGGCGCAGTAGAGTTGATTAAAGCTGGTTTCGAAACTTTGGTTGAAGCTGGTTACGCTCCTGAGATGGCTTACTTCGAGTGCTTGCATGAGCTTAAGTTGATTGTTGACTTGATTTACGAAGGTGGTATCGCCAACATGAACTATTCCATCTCTAACAATGCTGAGTATGGTGAGTACGTCACTGGCCCACGCGTTGTGACAGAAGATACTAAAAACGCAATGCGTCAGTGCTTGAAAGATATTCAGACTGGTGAGTACGCGAAGAGCTTCATCTTGGAAAACAAAGCAGGTGCACCTACTTTGATTTCACGTCGTCGCTTGAATGCTGAACATGACATCGAGGTGGTTGGTGCTAAGTTGCGCGCCATGATGCCTTGGATCGCCAAGAATAAGTTGGTTGATCAGACTAAGAACTAAGTAAACAGCA is from Polynucleobacter sp. MG-Unter2-18 and encodes:
- a CDS encoding DUF3619 family protein; translated protein: MNRNEDTLSTTEADQFGLTAAALLRQGTQSLPAGIKDRLYAARLKALSVKKPEKVRIEQHILATSSGNWSSGSRSFWDNVGWVAPLVVLVFGLIGIAQWQQDSRINDIAELDVALLTDDVPPDAYADSGFLGFLKNGPLSESDQDSLSSAKSPS
- a CDS encoding RNA polymerase sigma factor; protein product: MASPQELSDFLSSVEQRAFKQAVYAVRDDDAALDIVQDAMIKLAEKYGDRPAAELPLVFTRILQNRIHDWFRRQKVRNTWVTLFSNMGKKSDESDDFDPLESLSAPDNSEIHQDGAFKLERSQLLQALESEISKLPARQREAFLMRYWDELSITETALAMSCSEGSVKTHCSRATQALAKALKLKGITL
- a CDS encoding acetolactate synthase 3 catalytic subunit, which gives rise to MNTSSAEFLASKANQDTTNTNPAATPPEMIGAEMLVKALHKEGVEYVWGYPGGSVLFIYDEIFKQDKFEHILVRHEQAAVHAADGYARATGKVGVALVTSGPGVTNAVTGIATAYTDSIPMVVISGNVPTYAIGEDAFQEADTVGITRPVVKHNFLVKDVKDLPLVIKKAFHIAQTGRPGPVLIDIPKDVSAAKGPFVYPETLEMRSYNPVVKGHSGQIRKAVSLLQEAERPFIYTGGGVILADAAPELKEFADLLGYPVTNTLMGLGGFPGTSPQFVGMLGMHGTYEANMAMQHSDVLIAVGARFDDRVIGNTAHFASHPRKIIHIDIDPSVISKRVKVDVPIVGNLKEVLQEMTAQLKAAGPRKNDAKLAAWWAQINEWRKKDCLKYDEASQIVKPQYVVQKLWELTGGDAFITSDVGQHQMWAAQFYKFDKPRRWINSGGLGTMGVGLPYAMGIKKAFPDTDVFAITGEGSIQMCIQELSTCKQYNTPVKIVSLNNRYLGMVRQWQELTYNKRYSSSYMDSLPDFVKLAEAFGHVGMRIEKKSDVEGALKEAIRLKDRTVFMDFQTDPEENVWPMVQAGKGITEMLLGSEDL
- the ilvN gene encoding acetolactate synthase small subunit, producing MRHIISVLIENEPGALSRVVGLFSARGYNIEALSVAPTEDPSLSRMTIVTLGSEDVIEQITKHLNRLVEVVKVFDLTEGSHIERELMMIKVRAVGKEREELKRTTDIFRGRIIDVTDKSYTIELTGDGAKLDAFIDSIDRASILETVRSGGSGIGRGERILKV
- the ilvC gene encoding ketol-acid reductoisomerase, whose translation is MKVFYDKDADLSLIKGKKVTIIGYGSQGHAHALNLKDSGCNVTVGLRKNGASWSKAANAGLTVKEVGEAVKDADVVMMLLPDEQIADVYSKEVHGNIKQGAALAFAHGFNVHYGQVQPRADLDVIMIAPKAPGHTVRGTYAQGGGVPHLIAVYQDKSGSARDVALSYATANGGGRAGIIETNFREETETDLFGEQAVLCGGAVELIKAGFETLVEAGYAPEMAYFECLHELKLIVDLIYEGGIANMNYSISNNAEYGEYVTGPRVVTEDTKNAMRQCLKDIQTGEYAKSFILENKAGAPTLISRRRLNAEHDIEVVGAKLRAMMPWIAKNKLVDQTKN